Genomic DNA from Nonomuraea rubra:
ATGATCGAGCCGAGCGCCATCGCGTTCGGCAGGTCGGCGGGCGGCACCACCTCGGCGCCGAACCGGCCGAGCGCGGGCCCGCCCAGCGCGGAGATCAGGCCGCCGGCCAGGGCCACGGCGTAGATGGGCAGCACGGAGCGCACGTCCGTGAACGCGATCACCGCCAGCACGGCGGCGAGCCCGGCCTGCGCGAGCTGCGCGGCGACCACGACCGGCCTGCTGGGCAAGCGGTCGGCCAGCGCGCCGCCCCACATGCCGAACAGCAGCGTCGGCAGGGCCTGCATGACGAGGCTCAGCCCGACGCTGGTCGCCGAGCCGGTCAGCGTGAGGACGAGCCAGTTGACGCCCAGCACCTGCATCCAGGTGCCGGTGACGGAGACGATGTCTGCTCCCGCCCAGAGCCGGTAATTGTGATGACGCAGGGCTCTGAACGTGGAGGAAGAGGGAGACAAAACGGGTCCTTGCCTTGACGATGCACCGCGGGAACAAACGCACCGTTCAGGCGGGCGGATTCCGGTCCAGCCGGAATGTGAGGCAAGACACGTTTAAAACTGAACTAGACGAGTTCCACGGGCTGATCGCGGCTCACCAGCGCCGCGTAGTGGCCGCCCTTGGCCATCAGCTCGTCGTGGGTGCCGCGTTCCACGACGCGCCCGTGGTCGAGCACGACGATCTGGTCCGCGTCGCGGATCGTGGACAGGCGGTGGGCGATGGTGATCGTCGTACGGCCCCGCGCCAGCGCGTCGAGCGCCTGCTGGACGGCCAGCTCCGTCTGCGTGTCCAGCGAGCTGGTGGCCTCGTCCAGGATCAGCACCGGCGGGTCGCGCAGCAGCGTGCGGGCGATGGCCAGGCGCTGCTTCTCGCCTCCGGAGAAGCGGTAGCCGCGCTCGCCCACCAGCGTGTCGTAGCCGTCGGGCAGCGAGGCGATGTGGTCGTGGATGCGCGCCGCCCGCGCCGCCTCCTCCAGCTCCTCGTCGGTCGCCGAAGGGCGGGCGAAGCGCAGGTTGTCGGCGATCGAGGCGTGGAACAGGTACGTCTCCTGCGACACCACGCCGACGGCGTCGCTCAGCGTCTCGAACGTCAGCTCCCGCACGTCCGTGCCGTCGATCGTGACGCGCCCGCCGGTGACGTCGTACAGGCGGGGGAGCAGGTAGCTCAGCGTGGTCTTGCCCGAGCCCGTCTCGCCCACGATCGCCAGGCTCGTGCCGGCGGGCACCGTGATGTCCACGTCGGTCAGCGTGGGCGCGTCGTCGTAGGAGAAGCCGACGTGCTCGAAGCGCACCTCACCGCGCACGCGGTCGAGCCGCCGGGTGCCGGGATGGATGTCCACCGGCAGGTCCAGGTACTCGAAGATGCGCCCGAACAGCGCCAGCGAGGTCTGCACCTCGACCCCGAGCCGCAGCAGCGAGACCGCCGGCCTGAACAGGCTCGTCTGCAGCGTGGTGAAGGCCACCAGGGTGCCCACCGAGATGGACCCGGTGTGGCCGACGGCCCAGTAGATCGCCGCGGGCATGGCCGCCATCACGATCTGGATGGACGACTGCCGCCACCGCCCGGCCATGCTGGTCTGCACGCCGAGCTCGGCCAGCTCGTGGGAGGCCTTGCCGAAGCGCTCGGTCTGCTCGGCGGCGCGCCCCATCGTACGGCCCAGCAGGATGCCGCTGATCGACAGCGACTCCTGCACCATCGAGGCGATGCCGGCCAGCTTGCGCTGCCGTTCGGAGGTGATGCGCTTGCGCTCGGCGCCGACCTTGCGGCTGATCCACACGAACACGGGCAGCAGCACGAGCGAGATCAGCGTCAGCCGCCAGTCGAGCGCGATCATGGCGACGATCGTGGCGATCACGGTCGTCAGGTTGGAGACGAGGGAGGCGGCGGTCGAGGTGACGACCGCCTGCATGCCGCCGATGTCGTTGGCGATGCGCGACTGCACCTCGCCGGTCCTGGTCCTGGTGAAGAAGGCCAGCGACATGCGCTGGAGGTGGCTGTAGACGGCGATGCGCAGGTCGTGCATCACCCGCTGGCCCACCGTGGTGGAGACCAGCGTCTGCAGCGTGTCGAACACGCTCGTCGTGACCGCCACGACGATCATGCCGAGCGCCAGCAGCGTGAGCATCCCGGCGTCCCTGGCCGGGATCGCCACGTCCAGCACCTCGCGCAGCAGGAACGGCGAGGCCAGCGAGACCAGGGACGACAGCAGGATGAGCGAGGCCACCACGCTCAGGCGGCCGCGGTAGGCGCCGAACAGCTTGACGATGCGCCGGAGTGGCGCACGGGGTTCCTCCGCCAAGTGGTGCCTCCTTTCAGATGTCCACTCAAACAGAGGTTAACTCATAATTGTTCCGCTAAACTGATCGCATGGAAGAAAAGGAGCTCTCCGAGCTCTTGTTCCTGGTCGGCAAGCGGTTGCGGCACGGCTACAGTCATCGGCTGGTGCCGCTGGGGCTCAACCCCGGCCAGGCGCGGGCGCTGCGGGCGATGGCCGAGGCCGAGCGGCCCATGCGCATGGTCAGGCTCGCCGACGAGCTGCGCATCGTGCCCCGCTCGCTCACGCCGGTCGTGGACGCGCTGGAGGAGGCCGGGCTGGTGCGCAGGGAGGTCGATCCGGCCAACCGCCGCTCGACCCTGCTCGTGATCACGCCCGAGGGCCGGGAGATGGCGGATCGGGCCCGCGACGCGCGCAGGCAGGCGGGGGAGGAGCTGTTCGCGGTGCTCTCGCAGGATCAGCGCGACCAGCTCGGCGAGCTGCTGAGGCTGGTGGACGCCCAGTTCCGGTGATGAGGCCGACGCGGCGAGCGCCGCCGACGACCGTGCCCAGGCTCAGGCCGACGCGGCGAGAGCGCCGCCGACGACCGTGCCAAGGCACGGCGGCTCGGCCAGCAGCGCGGAGTACGGATACCGCCCCCGCGCGTCGTAGACCGCGAAGTCGGCGCGCGCTCCGGGGGCCAGCGCCCCGATCCGGCCCCTGCCCCGGTCCAGGCCCAGCGCTCTGGCACCGCCCAGCGTGGCGGCCTCCACCAGCCTGCGGTCCAGCCCGCGCGGCCGCAGGCCCCGCCCGCGCACGTGCCGCCGCACGGCCGCGGCCAGCCCGAGCGGCCCCGACGGGCCGGTGTCGCAGAAGGCCACGACGTTGCCCTCCTCCAGCAGGGCCAGCGCGTCCTCGGCGGCCGGGCACAGGGCCACCACGGTCCTGCGCAGCCGCAGCAGCTTGCGCTCGCCGGGGTCGAGCGGCCTGGCGCACACCACGTGGCACAGCGGGCCCAGCGCCCCCGCCTCGTCCAGCGCCGCGGGGGAGTGCCGGTCCAGGTCGACCAGCAGCCGCAGCCCGAACGTCCTGGCCAGCACGGACACGTCCTCCAGCACCAGGGGATCGCGGGTGTGCACCGCGATCCCGACCGCGCAGGGCCGGTCGACCTCGCGGATGGCGGTGATGACGGCGTCCCGCTCGCTGTCCTCCCACTCCTGCTCGCTCTCGCTGGTCACCGCGACGTACGAGATGCCGGGGAAGCCGGCGGGATCGGCCAGGTCGGACACCACGCGGGCCCGCGCGGTCACCCCTGGCGCGGCGGACGGCACGGCCGAGCACGCGTCCACCAGGCCCGCCACGATCATGCCCCGCCAGCGCACCTCCTCGGCGGCCGGATGGGCCGACAGCAGGTCCGCCCGTGGACCCACGGAGAGCACCCGCTCGCCGCGCGTCGCCACCGCGCCGTCGCGCACCGGATCGGCGCACATCGGCAGGACGAGCGGCGCGGAGTGGATCACGACCGGCGCGGGCGCGCGCCTGCCCATCATCGGCCTGGCACGCTTCGCGGACGGCATCCCCACTCCCCGTCAAGAACTAGCCCTCAGGGCATTAAACGTGAATCCGTGACATCACCGCAATCGGGACGAACCATGTGAATCCCGAGGTAAGTAGCGCCCCGACAGCCGCGCGAGCTTGAGACTGAGGTGCAGGGCCAGCCGCTCGCCGCCGTCCTTCAGATCCGTACGCGCCAGCTCCTCCACCCGCTGCAGCCGGTAGTACAGCGACGTCCGGTGCAGCCGCAGCGCCCGCGAGGTCGCCACCGCGCTGCCCGCCAGGTCCAGGTACGTCTCCAGCGTCTCCAGCAGCGGCAGGTACTGCGCGTCGGCGAGCAGCCCTTCGAGCCCGGGATGCAGCTCCTGGTCGGGCAGCTGGGTGAGCATCCGGTAGACGCCCAGCCGCGCCCACTCGGCCGTCCGCCCCAGCCCCGGCACCCGCGCGGCCACCTCGGCCGCCTGCCTGGCCTCCCGGTACGACCCCGCCGCCTGCGCCAGCGCCGGGCCCGGCCGGCCGATCCCCACCACCACCGGCACCGGCATGGCCGCGTGCAGGTCGTCGGCCGGGACCGGCGGCCCGGCGGTGAGCAGCACGGCGTGGTCGTAACGCACCAGGTGCAGCGGATGGTGCCCGCTCAGCCGCCGCCGCAGCGCCAGCAGCCCCTGCTCCAGCGCCAGCCTGAGCGCGTCGTCCGGCTCGGCCGTACGCGGCCTGGCCACCTGCACGCTCACCGGCTGCGCCTGCGGGAACGCGCCGGCCTCGATGAGCTGCTCGGCGGCGTCCTTGGCGGCCTCCCGGTCGCCGAGCAGCAGCCCGGTGACCGCCTCCAGCTCCCGGTGCGAGGCCAGCCCGCTGGCCAGGCTCTCGTGGAACAGCGCCAGGGCCAGCCCGGGCGCGGCGGCCGCCGCCTCGGCGACGTCGGCGTCCGTCATGGGCGGTTCGGCGTCGATGAGCCACAGGAACCCGAGCAGGCCGTCCGCGTGCCTGATCGGCACGCAGACGCGCGGCAGCAGCCCCAGGTGCGGGGCGCCGGGCGTGCGCAGGGGCCCGGTGGCCTCGTGGATGCCCGCCGCCCGTAACCACTGCCGCACCTCGGGCACGGTGTGCCGGCGCAGGATCGAGTCGCGCCGCACGTCGTCCATGGCGCCGCTCTGCTCGCTGTACGCCACGACGCGCTGGATGCGGTCCTCCAGCAGGAGAGGGCGGTCGAGCCGGGCGGCGAGCTCGTCAACGGTCCGCTGGAGATCCGCCACAATCCCACCCCTACGTGGACTTTTCATCAATTGACGGAAACACAACTACGAGTCTTCCCTACAACTGCTCGGTGATCTCCGTCAATAACGTCTATACCGTCAATCCGTGAATGCCCCGAAGAAGCTGCTGAAGGGTTTGCTGGCGGCCATCGTGCTGATCCCGGTGAGCCTGATGGCGACCCCTGCTTCCGCAGCACCCCCCGAAGATCCTGAGCACCCGTGGCGGCTGGACCACTGGCCGCAGACGCAGCCCTGGCAGTCGGACACCCCCCTCGACGACGCCCCGGCCCTGCGCGCTCGCCCGGCACCGGGCGGCATCAAGCCCATCGACCCGCAGAACTGGGAGAACCCCGACAACATGACGTGGGCGGACTACAAGAAGCCGCCCGGCACCAACTGGAACGACCCCGCGGTCAAGGGGTCGCAGCGCACCTTCAAGGGCGCGCTCGTGCTGCTCGACTACGACAACCAGCCGTTCGTGGTGACCCAGCCCAAGGGCTCGACGGTCTTCGGCAACCCGAGCGCCGAGGCCCACGACGTCCCGCGCGACCAG
This window encodes:
- a CDS encoding ABC transporter ATP-binding protein; amino-acid sequence: MAEEPRAPLRRIVKLFGAYRGRLSVVASLILLSSLVSLASPFLLREVLDVAIPARDAGMLTLLALGMIVVAVTTSVFDTLQTLVSTTVGQRVMHDLRIAVYSHLQRMSLAFFTRTRTGEVQSRIANDIGGMQAVVTSTAASLVSNLTTVIATIVAMIALDWRLTLISLVLLPVFVWISRKVGAERKRITSERQRKLAGIASMVQESLSISGILLGRTMGRAAEQTERFGKASHELAELGVQTSMAGRWRQSSIQIVMAAMPAAIYWAVGHTGSISVGTLVAFTTLQTSLFRPAVSLLRLGVEVQTSLALFGRIFEYLDLPVDIHPGTRRLDRVRGEVRFEHVGFSYDDAPTLTDVDITVPAGTSLAIVGETGSGKTTLSYLLPRLYDVTGGRVTIDGTDVRELTFETLSDAVGVVSQETYLFHASIADNLRFARPSATDEELEEAARAARIHDHIASLPDGYDTLVGERGYRFSGGEKQRLAIARTLLRDPPVLILDEATSSLDTQTELAVQQALDALARGRTTITIAHRLSTIRDADQIVVLDHGRVVERGTHDELMAKGGHYAALVSRDQPVELV
- a CDS encoding MarR family winged helix-turn-helix transcriptional regulator translates to MEEKELSELLFLVGKRLRHGYSHRLVPLGLNPGQARALRAMAEAERPMRMVRLADELRIVPRSLTPVVDALEEAGLVRREVDPANRRSTLLVITPEGREMADRARDARRQAGEELFAVLSQDQRDQLGELLRLVDAQFR
- a CDS encoding amidohydrolase family protein; its protein translation is MPSAKRARPMMGRRAPAPVVIHSAPLVLPMCADPVRDGAVATRGERVLSVGPRADLLSAHPAAEEVRWRGMIVAGLVDACSAVPSAAPGVTARARVVSDLADPAGFPGISYVAVTSESEQEWEDSERDAVITAIREVDRPCAVGIAVHTRDPLVLEDVSVLARTFGLRLLVDLDRHSPAALDEAGALGPLCHVVCARPLDPGERKLLRLRRTVVALCPAAEDALALLEEGNVVAFCDTGPSGPLGLAAAVRRHVRGRGLRPRGLDRRLVEAATLGGARALGLDRGRGRIGALAPGARADFAVYDARGRYPYSALLAEPPCLGTVVGGALAASA
- a CDS encoding PucR family transcriptional regulator produces the protein MADLQRTVDELAARLDRPLLLEDRIQRVVAYSEQSGAMDDVRRDSILRRHTVPEVRQWLRAAGIHEATGPLRTPGAPHLGLLPRVCVPIRHADGLLGFLWLIDAEPPMTDADVAEAAAAAPGLALALFHESLASGLASHRELEAVTGLLLGDREAAKDAAEQLIEAGAFPQAQPVSVQVARPRTAEPDDALRLALEQGLLALRRRLSGHHPLHLVRYDHAVLLTAGPPVPADDLHAAMPVPVVVGIGRPGPALAQAAGSYREARQAAEVAARVPGLGRTAEWARLGVYRMLTQLPDQELHPGLEGLLADAQYLPLLETLETYLDLAGSAVATSRALRLHRTSLYYRLQRVEELARTDLKDGGERLALHLSLKLARLSGRYLPRDSHGSSRLR